The Sediminitomix flava genome contains the following window.
AAGAAGGATCAAAATCAAAAACCTCAACCCAATTGCTACTCGAAAAGGTATATAATAGTTTTTCGCTTTTCCAGTCCCAAAGCTTACAGGTATTATCGTATGAACCCGTTGCCAAATATTGTTTGTTTGGACTTAAAATCAACTTTGTAATTCTATTTGTATGTGCACTTGATATACCCAGTTTGACTTCTTGTGAAGAAGCCTCCAAGCAACACAACAATAAAATAGATAGTAATAAACTTCTCATAGTGGTATAGTCAAAAAACATAAACTCATGTTTTAGATATGTGATGAGTGATATTGAATAAACGCGAACATACTACTATCTATTTTTATAATTATTAGTTTTTAGACAAAAAAGGAATTTTTTAGAGTATTTGGAGTATCTACTTTTAGTGTACTGAAATGTTGATCTTGCTAAATTTGAGTAGGTTTGGAGTTGCTACTCCACTGCAATTTAAAGGTTTTGGTGTTTTCACCATTTCTTGATCGATAAACAGCCTATCCAAGACAAACTCACATTCGTTGATCTGGCTATTCCTCGCTGACTAACCCTTTCTAAAAGTAAGCGTATGATAATTGCTTTGGCTTCTTCGCTTGCATGATGGTTATTTTGCTCTACAAATTGCCTTATGCAGCTTTTATATTTTTGCTTTTTATTGGTATAAATTAAACCATTTTTGACAATATCATTTTTAATACAATTTGGACAAAAAAGAATATTTAGAATTAGGAATAGTAAATTCGTTTTCTATTCTAAATTCATTACAAATTTAATGAACTTGAGAAGGATAGCTTAAAATTGTATCCTTTTAGGTTGCTACTCCACTACTCCATTTCTTAGAGTCTAAATTAATCTTTAAAACATAACCTTAATACTTAAAGTATAAAAGATTAAAAGTCTACCACCTATACGGTAGCAGACTTATCAAACACAGATTATACCTAATATGAACGGTTAGAAAACTTTTCTCGGAGTTATTATACATTGATCATCGCAACCCATTGGGATGATCTTTCTTTTCAGAGCCAATTCGGTGTACAAATAATCTCCGAGTTTACTTCTTTTTAAAAATGCTAAGAAAGGAACAAATAACCATAGACTCGGAACTCTTAAGAAAATAAAGAATATAGAATCAAAACCATAATAGACTTTATCTTCTATTACTGAAGCCATTTGTTTCAAAGCTTTCCCTTGGTCTATTTTTGAGGCAAACTCATTGGGTAAAGGTGCTCTAATTCTAATAAAGACAATGGCCTTTCTGCGATCAATTTTCTTTACCCATGTGGCAAAACGAGTACAATTCGGACACCAATTGTCATAGAATACATACATCATCTTTTAGTTTTTGCTAAGACTTTTCTTCTGTAAAAGCGCACTTATTTTCCATATATATTTACTTACATCCTCTTTTAAAATGTAACCAAAGCAAATAATATTGAAGATGATCATTGTGAATCCGAAAAAGTGAAGCTGCATGGCCAAAGCGATAAATACATGCATCAAGATCACTAAAATAAGTGTGATTTTTCGGATTCGCTTATAATAGATCAGCACCGGATACAGTAATTCTAGAAATACAACACTTAGGGCTATTAATGCAAATATCATTGGATAATCATAAAGCTGGTTGCTGATAGATTGTATAAAATCTGTTCCCATTATATTTACCGAACTCCAAACTGCATTTCCATCAATCCAGTCGGTTCCTAATGCTTTACCCAAACCTGCAAAAAAGTAAACAATGCATAAATGAATCTGCAAGAAACGTATCATCGCTGTATAATATCGCTGATGAAACGAAAAATAATCAATGGCATGAATACCTATGTTCACTAAGAGTAAGAAATTAATGAAGAAGTCGACCCCATAATTATACAACTCTAGAGTACTGACAAGCATGTAATTAAGCACCCACACGATTATGGCACTATAAAACGGCTTTACATTCAGCAAACTAAGCACAATTGCACCCACATAAATAGCCAACAACATCTTAAATATTAAAAATGCTTCGATACCGAATTTAGAGAAAAATGTATATAGATTAAATACACTGAACTGATACCAATTTGTCATTTCATGAATAACTTCTGCACGTATTAATGCTGATGGTCCTATCATTTTGGCAATGTCTGTGGAGATCAAAATCAACTGAAGCAAAGCCAATACACCAATCATGTTTTTAACAATATGAATAGGTAGAAATGCCTTATTCTCTTGAAAGAAAAATTTATCTATACGGTTCATTTTTTGACAATTTTATGGGTGAAAAACTCATCATACTCTACTTTATTCTCGGCTCTCAGACGATCATTTGTTCTTGATTTTACAATCAGATTCACTTCCTCTACATCAGTATATTTATTTAAGTAGAAATTTGAAATCGATTTGAGTACCTCGTCTTTCATCTTATTATTGATGATAAATTTTACGAAATGGGCACTAAAAGTATATGTTTTGGGTACAGACTCAAAGCCATCTAAGGGAAAAGCTAACTCATTACCGTCTTGGTCATAGAAGTGCAAATCTTGGCTGAAGCTATATAGATTAGGCGAAAAGAATGCAAAACC
Protein-coding sequences here:
- a CDS encoding HTTM domain-containing protein, translated to MNRIDKFFFQENKAFLPIHIVKNMIGVLALLQLILISTDIAKMIGPSALIRAEVIHEMTNWYQFSVFNLYTFFSKFGIEAFLIFKMLLAIYVGAIVLSLLNVKPFYSAIIVWVLNYMLVSTLELYNYGVDFFINFLLLVNIGIHAIDYFSFHQRYYTAMIRFLQIHLCIVYFFAGLGKALGTDWIDGNAVWSSVNIMGTDFIQSISNQLYDYPMIFALIALSVVFLELLYPVLIYYKRIRKITLILVILMHVFIALAMQLHFFGFTMIIFNIICFGYILKEDVSKYIWKISALLQKKSLSKN
- a CDS encoding thiol-disulfide oxidoreductase DCC family protein is translated as MMYVFYDNWCPNCTRFATWVKKIDRRKAIVFIRIRAPLPNEFASKIDQGKALKQMASVIEDKVYYGFDSIFFIFLRVPSLWLFVPFLAFLKRSKLGDYLYTELALKRKIIPMGCDDQCIITPRKVF